The Solanum lycopersicum chromosome 6, SLM_r2.1 genome has a window encoding:
- the LOC101263223 gene encoding phospholipid:diacylglycerol acyltransferase 1-like has protein sequence MELIRRRNAPHQNEIPPLELLDEEDDKKSKRKIATKQKWSCIDSCCWFVGYICTVWWILLFLYNAMPASFPQYVTEKINGPVADPPGVKLRNEGLKVKHPVVFVPGIVTCGLELWEGHQCAEGLFRKRLWGGTFGEVYKRPFCWAEHMSLDNESGLDPPGIRVRPVAGLVAADYFAPGYFVWAVLIANLARIGYEEKTMYMAAYDWRLSIQNTEVRDQTLSQIKSNIELMVATNGGNKAVIVPHSMGAIYFLYFMKWVEAPAPMGGGGGPDWCAKHIKAVMNIGAPFLGVPKALAALFSAEARDVAIARSKASVVMDKDLFRIQTLPHLMRMLRTWDSTMSMLPKGGETIWGGLDWSPEEGYSPRKRKLRDKTSHTSSHQDNQTVESKGKHVNYGRMISFGKVAAQKPSSDITRIDFRGAVKGTNKANNTCDVWTEYYDMGVAGIKAVEEYKVYTAGDILDLLHFVAPKMMARGGAHFSYGIAEDLDDPMYSHYKYWSNPLETKLPNAPEMELYSMYGVGIPTERAYVYGQTPIAQCHIPFQIETSADEGNECCMKNGVLTVDGDETVPILSAGFMCAKGWRGKTRFNPSGIKTYTREYDHAPPANLLEGRGTQSGNHVDIMGNFALIEDIMRVAAGATGKDLGGDQVHSDIFKWSEKIDLRL, from the exons ATGGAGttaattagaagaagaaatgcACCTCATCAAAATGAAATTCCTCCCCTGGAACTACTTGACGAGGAAGATGATAAGAAAAGTAAGAGGAAGATTGCAACGAAGCAGAAATGGTCATGTATCGATAGTTGTTGTTGGTTTGTAGGATACATTTGTACTGTATGgtggattttattatttttgtacaatGCTATGCCAGCTTCGTTTCCACAGTACGTAACAGAGAAGATTAATGGGCCAGTAGCTGATCCTCCTGGCGTAAAGCTACGAAATGAAGGGCTAAAGGTTAAACATCCAGTAGTTTTTGTACCTGGGATTGTTACTTGTGGCCTTGAGCTATGGGAGGGACATCAGTGTGCTGAAGGATTGTTTCGAAAGCGGTTATGGGGTGGTACTTTTGGCGAAGTGTATAAAAG ACCGTTTTGTTGGGCGGAACACATGTCATTGGACAATGAATCTGGGTTGGATCCTCCGGGAATACGGGTTAGGCCAGTTGCTGGACTTGTTGCAGCAGATTACTTTGCACCAGGATATTTTGTGTGGGCAGTTTTGATTGCTAATTTGGCGCGAATAGGATATGAGGAGAAAACGATGTATATGGCTGCATATGACTGGAGACTATCCATTCAGAATACTGAG GTGCGCGACCAGACACTAAGCCAGATAAAAAGCAATATAGAACTGATGGTTGCAACTAATGGAGGCAATAAGGCAGTAATTGTTCCACATTCTATGGGAGCTATTTACTTTTTGTATTTCATGAAGTGGGTCGAGGCACCAGCTCCGatgggtggtggtggtggtccTGATTGGTGTGCCAAACATATTAAAGCAGTGATGAATATTGGTGCGCCGTTTCTAGGTGTTCCTAAAGCATTAGCTGCACTTTTCTCAGCTGAAGCTCGAGATGTCGCTATTGCAAG GAGTAAAGCATCAGTTGTTATGGACAAGGATTTATTTCGTATTCAAACACTACCACATTTAATGAGGATGCTTCGGACTTGGGATTCAACCATGTCTATGTTACCAAAAGGAGGAGAGACGATTTGGGGTGGTCTTGACTGGTCTCCAGAAGAAGGCTATTCTCCTCGCAAAAGAAAACTAAGGGACAAAACTAGTCATACGTCAAGCCATCAGGACAATCAAACTGTAGAATCTAAAGGAAAACATGTTAATTATGGAAGGATGATATCATTTGGAAAGGTTGCAGCACAGAAACCTTCATCAGATATTACTAGGATTGACTTCAGA GGTGCAGTGAAGGGCACGAACAAAGCAAATAACACATGTGATGTGTGGACGGAGTACTATGACATGGGCGTTGCTGGTATAAAAGCTGTGGAAGAATACAAGGTTTATACAGCTGGAGATATATTGGATCTACTCCACTTTGTTGCCCCAAAGATGATGGCTCGTGGAGGCGCTCATTTTTCATATGGGATAGCTGAAGATTTGGATGATCCAATGTATTCACACTACAAATACTGGTCAAATCCGTTGGAAACAAA GCTACCAAATGCTCCTGAAATGGAGCTTTATTCGATGTATGGAGTTGGCATTCCAACTGAAAGAGCATATGTTTACGGGCAAACACCAATAGCACAATGTCATATTCCATTCCAGATTGAAACTTCAGCTGATGAAGGGAATGAGTGTTGTATGAAGAATGGTGTTTTGACTGTTGATGGCGATGAGACGGTGCCTATTTTAAGTGCAGGCTTCATGTGTGCAAAAGGATGGCGCGGAAAAACTAGATTTAATCCATCAGGAATCAAAACTTATACAAGGGAGTATGATCATGCTCCTCCCGCAAACCTTCTTGAGGGTCGTGGTACACAGAGTGGAAATCATGTTGATATAATGGGAAATTTCGCTTTGATTGAAGATATCATGAGAGTTGCAGCTGGTGCAACGGGCAAAGACTTGGGAGGTGATCAAGTTCACTCGGACATCTTTAAGTGGTCTGAGAAGATTGATTTACGTCTTTAG